The genomic interval ctttatcaaaagcctttcaaaatcagctatgaaaaccaggcctggtgtccccgatatttcatagtattctattgtttccagtacttgtcttatattatctccaatgtatcgtccatgtaaaaaaactgtctgattaggatgaataatatctgacaatacctttttaattctatgcgccaagcattttgctaagatttttgcatcacaacactgaagtgtaagagtctccaattttttaaatgcactggatctttatatataccacttgggtcctgtctcagtaataatgatatcagaccttcttgttgcgtgtctgataatctaccatttatataggagtggttaaaacatgctaataatggtcctttgagtatataaaaaaaaagttttgtatacttccaGTTTTGCCATCCAgtcctggagttttcccagccttaaaggctttaatagcatcaagaagttcctcctctgtaatttggccttcacatgagtctttctgtacagctgtaaattttacattattattagggaaaaaatccatacaattagtttcagttagtggagatggaggagactgaaacgaaaacatattcttaaagtactttacttcctcttttaaaatatcattcgGTGTGTCATgcatgactccatcatttgtaacaagtttcaataaaaaaaaattggtagcatttctatattgaagatttttcccccatattccatccagttcgctttatttttataatatattacactggatctttcttgaataagttcctccatttctttttgtttttcctctaacttattctgtgcctctatggtacagtttctattgctatctaactgtattgttagtccttcaatttcctttgttaatatggactctttttatctaaattgcttttgttttatagatgagtactgaattgcatggcctctaaaggcacatttgaAATTGTctcatacaataaggggatctgctgtacccaTGTTATGTCGagaaaagtcagttataaattcttctgtcctagttctaaacaatttattgtctagtaggctttgattaaattccAATATCCttgcccacgtggaaattctgtaaaagtaagatatatgccaattatgtgatgatccgactgCATTCTATCCCCTATccacactttttaaacttttggtgccagagagaatgacataagaaagtagtcaagacgactagcttgattaagcctcctccatgtatatctcactaggtcagggtatttaagtctccatatatccacatattccaatatatccatgacattcatgatttccttaagtgcctgtgggtgatagtttgtagtgtgatttcctttccggtccatagaggtatttaagaccgtattaaaatctcccaccataataattgtcacgtcctggccagtataagggttaattggtattgtagtttggtcaggacgtggcagagggtatttgttttatgtggttaggggtggtgtttttctaaaaaagggcatttgatttaagtattccagggtttttgggcactgttccttgattacgtatttctatgttgatctagttagttgtatgtctatgtttggttaattggggtggacttccaattgaaggcagctgtgtggtgttgcctttgattggaagtcctatattagttgggtgtgtttgtctgtttaattgtgggagattgttccatgtatagcatcaagccttacaggactggtcATTGTTGGTGTGTTTcttttgtgttttccttctttcaatataataaagaagatgagtttacacatacctgcggcattttggtcctccttaaccgacgacaaacgtgacaataatagagtctagtgtttcttgtagagttgataaattcttatatatattttcaaagaatcttgaaacatcattatttggaccgtataaGTTAATCAGCCATAtttgtttattgtccaataacatatttaaaataatccatctaccttgatgatctgtttggacaatttgcacatttggatcaaaattactgttaattaaaaccatcaccccttttgaatttctttgcccatgggagaaatatatttcgcccccccagttctttttccacaaaacttcatctaaaattgttgaatgggtttcctgtaaacaatagatattatattccttatcttttagccaggtaaatactgatcgtcttttcttattatcagCTAGGCCATTAGCagataactggctatacttatttcaccacctTCCATAATGAGACAACTTTCAATTCTattaatcaaaatatatgtttgtaaacgtaccattataaagtaacatgatgattgagtgtctatatagctgtaccatgatatttgcattgctactaagtaaacctccaattggtccccattattccacccgctaaatgccttcctcatcccgagttgggttgtcatcccaatgcccggcagaccacccccgacCCCCCGTATCCCAGGGCCCTGAACAGACTGGGATCCATCCTGGGAAAAAAGCACACAGTACCATTCACAGAACAGAAGTAGATCAACGaccaaatgcatttccatcgccctcacctcgatttgtattatatatagccatcaaaaaaaaaaatatatatatatattttaaaaatccTGTTTCTTACTTTCCATAATTAGCTAttaatatttgtagtaatgtagGCAATTTATGCAAAGGATTTTACCTCTCACCAGTCTCACCATTAGCAAAATTACATTATTACAAGCAATTATTATATTAGCAAAGAATTATTGTGAATCATCCtgtattgtccctaacatcttttactccttcgcaacagttgtgggatacgcacatacgcacatacacactcaaccctttccccccacacaaccataggctcacattctcaacagttgcaccatcccagagcccaactcaagaaaggtcttgatttaagaatgcatatacagttgcagctgcAAGActgtgcaacaacaacaaaaaaatgggcagaaatggagagattttattaactattgtcacgtcctagatgatggaggggggaaaaaaactttaATAATAATGAATTATTGCATTATTCTTCTAATATGGTGTGGTTGAGTTATGAAGTAGTGTAATGTGTTTCAGAAAAAAAGTTGCTCACATTGTTAAAATAGTGTAAGCTTACTGGCTATTGGCTACTGTGATATTCACACTCAAAGTGTGTTACAGATCAAGAATGTCGAGTTGCCAGCCGCAGCAAAAGATAATGCAAGGATGTCACGTGAATTGAAAAGTTTTGACGTTATGTAAATTTACATTTTGTCCCGATGCCTCGCTTTCAATTATTTTTCATCAATCTGAATAAGCTCTAGGAGTtgtaaatcatttaaaaaatCACTCAGCTCTGTTTACATGTGGCTAAATTAAACAAAACATTTCTCAGATTCAAACTGTCAGAGCTGACTAAAGTGGTAATTGTgtgttacacacacatacacacacacacacacatacacacacacacaccgcccaacACCCCCAGGACATCCCATACCACTCAACACCCTCAGGACACACCCCCAGGACAGCCCCTACCGCCCAACACCCCCAGGACACACCCCCAGGACACACCCTCAGGACAGCCCCTACCGCCCAACACCTCCAGGACACACCCCCAGGACAGCCCCTACCGCCCTACACCTCTAGGACACACCCCCAACACCCCCAGGACACACTCCTAGGGACAGCCCCTACCGCCCAACACCCCCAAGACAGCCCCCACCACCCAAACCACCAGGACAGCCCCCAGGACACTCCCCCAGGACAGCCCACAGGACACACCCCAAGGTCAGCCCCAGGACACGCCCCCAGGACACGCCCCCAGGACAGCCCCCAGGACACGCCCCAGGACACGCCCCCAGGACAGCCCTCAGGACACGCCCCCAGTACAGCCCCCAGGACACGCCCCCCAGGACAGCCCCAAGGACACGCCCCCAGGACACGCACCCACAGGACAGCCCCCAGGACACACCCGCAGGAAATGAAAATGCACACTTGGCTGTCATTTCAGCTGCTTGACGTGGTTGCGTGTTAGCTTTATCTGGTTAGCTACCAAAGGAGAAGTAGCTTCCGTAGCTATCTTATGGACTCGCCAACTAGCTGGTTGTTGCCCGTTTATACAGTATTTATCAAATCATGAATTATTGAAGTTCTTGCCAATTATTTGTTCAGCATAGCAAGGTGGAATGAATAGAATGAACTACTGGGTCAAAACATGAGAATCAAATTAACGACCAGCCTGTTTGGTTAGCAGCTTCAACTAACAACTGGCTTTTGCCCGGATTATATCGTCTGGTGGAAGGAATTAAATTAAACAAATTTACGAATTAAATAatcttttaatgaaaatatgccattaatatttttttttttaaataggttGGCAGCCGTTTCATAAAAGCAATAAGGCTCTGGAACCTGGCCTTCGCCTcaggcctaagaacagcccttagtctGTAGTTATCGCAGGGTAATTCCTGGGCTCTCATGATTTATTATAGCCTTTAGGAACCAGAGTTCTGAGACGGTGGGAAAAGGAATGAGAGGGGGGGATGTCTCGGTCTTCTCTTtggtacaaccccttcactctcaacaacaacacacacacacacacacgctgccagGTTGTATTCAACCACCCAGTCTTAATGATATCCCAGTCCCTGCTGTCCCATATGGACCACATGATTGACCCTGCCCTGTACCCTTTGACCTCTGTATGATAAAGCTATAAAGGATTGACGGTGTTAATCTGTTCATGGTCCTTTAGTAAGAACGGGGGTAAATTTAATCCCAAATTACATTAAGGTCTTTTGGGatcactttaacctgttagggctagggggcagtattgacacggctggataaaaaatgtacccgatttaatctggttactactcctgcccagtaactagaatatgcatataattattggctttggatagaaaacaccctaaagtttctaaaactgtttgaatggtgtctgtgagtataacagaactcaaatggcaggtcaaaacctgagagattcctttacaggaagtggcctgtctgaccatttattgtctttctttgacatctcattccattacaaaggatctctgcggtaacgtgacacttcccacagctccaataggctctcagagcccgggaaaaacctgaaagacaacaaaaggtaatcaaacttttgtaatagtaaatctgattttggtgaaggctaaacttgccgggtgtctaaatagctagcccgtgatggctgcgctatgtacttagaatattgcaaaatgtgctttcaccaaaaagctattttaaaatcggacatatcgagtgcatagaggagttctgtatctataattcttaaaataattgttatgctttttgtgaacgtttatcgtgagtaatttagtaaattgttagtaaattccccggaggtatgctagttctgaacgtcacatgctaatgtaaaaagcggttttttgatataaatatatttaggatttttaaaacctgttggggctagggggcagtattgagaattttgaaaaaaatatgtgcccatttttaactgcctcctacaccaactcagaagctagaatatgcatattattgtccaggtttggatagaaaacactctgaattttctaaaactgtttgaatggtgtctgtaagtataacagaactcatatggcagtcaaaaccctgagacaaattctgacaggaagtggatacctgatgtgttgaattacctttaagcctatgccattgaaacacacaggggcttattaattgttgcgcacttcctatggcttccactagatgtcaccagtctttacaaagtgttttgagtcttatactgtgagatctgaccgaacaagagccttggaacggtggtggccgattagactctggcgcgcgagttcatgttgggtatgtttgaaaaatggaagtttttgtattttagaggagtttgtatttcgcgccacgcccatcattggataatggagcaggtgttccgctagcggaacgtttagatgtaagaggttaacccatacggcatgacgaggtactcataatggccagatgtggtactaaatgcagttttccactcgtcccctcctcggatacgcaccagattatatgcactcctgagatccaatttggtgaagaagcgcgccccgtgaaatgactccatcgccgaggcgatgagaggtagtgggtaactgaaacccactgtgatggcatttagacctctatagtcaatgcacgggcgcagacctccctccttcttcttcacgaaaaagaagctcgaggagacgggtgagtgagatggccgaatgtatccctgcctcaaagactcagtgacgtatgtctccatagccgctgtttcctcctgagacaggggataaacgtgactacgaggaagggcagcgcccacctggaggtttatcgcacagtctcctcgtcgatgaggtggtaattgggtcgccttcgttttactgaaggcgatagccaaatcggcatactctgagggaatgtgcacggtggagacttggtctggactctccaccgtagtcgcaccgatggaaactcctatgcacctgcccgagcactcatttgaccaccccttaagagccatCTGTCCCCatgaaatcttagggttgtgagtggctagccagggaatccctagaaccactggaaacgctggggaatcgatgaggaaaagactaatccgctcctcatgactcccccgcattaccatgaccagaggcacagtgacctccctgaccagccctgaccctagtggtcgactgtctagggcgtgcacggtgaagggttggtccaactggaccaggggaatccctaacttagccgcgaccccacggtccataaaactccccgctgcgcctgaatcgactagcgccttaaaccgggagtgaggggagaaaccaGGGaaagacactgacacatacatgtgacggacaggggggtctgggtgaggctggtgctgactcacctgaggtgtcaaaggagcgctctgcctgccttctggactcctaggggagtctccccagcagtgtgccctctgcgaccacatgaggtgcaggagcgacctccccctccagtcttcctggctgctgccccccctatctccataggcatgggagcaggagggctggagggtggaatgagcagggcccgggtcggacgtccgcgggcggccagcagattgtccagtcggatggacagatccaccagttggtccagtgtgttggtcgtgtcccgacaggctaattcccggcggacgtcctccctcaaactacaacggtagtgatctataagggccctctcattccaccctgctcccgcggccagggtccggaactcgagagcgaaatcctgcgcgctcctcgtctcctgcctcaggtgaaacagccgctcacccgccgctctcccctccgggggatgatcgaatactgcccgaaagcggcgggtgaactctgggtagttgtccctggctgagtccggactgtcccacacggcgtttgcccattccagggccttacctgtgagacaggagacgaggacgctgacgctctcctcccccgagggagagggacgaacggtcgccaggtataactccaactggagtaagaagcccttacacccagcggccgttccatcgtactccctggggggagcgagtttcaccccactggtactgggtgctgtgggtgctggtgggggcgcaggctgttggcctgccgcgttcagggggccgagagcgcgtcggtcccagctctccaggcacgccaacacctgatccatggcgttccccagcCGGTGGAGCAGGATGGAGTGTTGGTCTacggtttcctccatggacatggctggcgctgaagctcctgctgactccattaagTTGTGgtacgtgatttctgtcacgggctggctcgaagaacaacaggagaggtagagtcaggcgcaggagacagagagttcgtgaccacacttctttatttgaagcaactggatgtggtcgccaaaagtataggggcgcagcccttaaatattctgcggtggtgtacacaaagaaaataaaccactggcagaaggaaaactCAGTACACGTTCTTTTAGCACAAAaccccggacaagcaacacaatcacgtacaaccacatacatcctacgctaacctaaataacccccccttactaatgactaacccaaaacaggtgcgtgcctacctagacctaaccaaacgaaagtgaaaccaaaaaaggatcgatggtagctaataggccggcgacgacgaccgccgagctccgcccggccgaggaggggcgccaccatccgtcactgtcgtgacaattataagtgaaataatctgtctgtaaacaattgtagcaaaaaattacttgtgtcatgcacaaagtagatgtcctaactgacttgccaaaactatagtttgttaacaataaatttgaggagtggttgtaaaaccagttttaatgaatccaacctaagtgtatgtagacttccaacttcaactgtacataatataacatttgtaatgtctttattattttggaacttctgtgagtgtaatgtttaccgtTAATTTTTACTGtgcatttcacttttgtatattatctacctcacttgctttggcaatgttaacatatgtttcccatgccaataaagccccttgaattgaattgaattgaactgaattgagTTTGAGGGGTTGGGCTATGATCCTCCCCCCAGGGCAtgtcatgacacaagtcatttttttcttATTGGTTAGTTTAtttattagtggtttctttgcagaaatttgaccatgaagacctgattcacacattctcctctgaacagttgatgttgagatgtgtctgttacttgtgaagcatttatttggtttgcaatttctgaggctggttacTCTAAAgaacttttcctctgcagcataggtaactctgggttttcctttcctgtggcagtcctcatgagagccagtttcatcctagcgattgatggtttttgcgactgcacttgaagaaactttcaatgttcttgaaattttacggattgactgaccttcatgtcctgggctcccgagtggcacagctgtctaaggcaccgcatctcagtgcaagaggtgtcactgcagtccctggttcgaatccaggctgcatcacatccagctgggattgggagacccataggagacccatagggcggtgcacaattggccggggtaggccgtcattgtaaataagaatttgttcttaactgacttgcctagttatataaaggaataaaacaaatttaagtaatgatggactgttgtttctctttgcttatttgagctgttcttgaaataatatggacttggtcttttaccaaatagggctatcttctgtataccacccctaccttgtcacaacacaactgattgtctcaaacgcattaaggaaagaaattctacaattaaacttttaacaaggcacacatgttaattgaaatgcattccaggtgactacctcatgaagctggttgagagattggcaagagtgtgcaaagctgtcatcaaggcaaagggtggctactttaaagaatctcaaatataaaatagatttagatttgtttaacacttttttttggttacttcatgattccatatgtgttatatcgtagttttgatgtcttcactattattctataatgtagaaaatagtacaaattaagaaaaacccttgaatgaataggtgtgtccaaacttttgactggtactgtatattattatattatacaatGTGTAAATAAACAGATCAGACTGTACACCGCGCTGTCTGCATATAGTTTCATTGAGATTCATCCAAATTTACCAGGTACGTTAACAATTTCACTAGGAAGGATTTCTGTCTGGTTTTAGTAGAGAGGAAGATGCACGGCTCTCAACAGCTAGGTCTCTGTCTGCTAACTCTCTCACATCTCCTAAAATAAGAGCAACTCTCCTAGCGCTTCACCCTAGGACAGGGCCGCTCGGATATCATtcatcatccacacacacacacgtgcgaacgcacacacactcactcactgtggccaaatttgagagagagagagtgtggaggaGGGGCATAAATTCATTACTTGGGAGAATGGGTCTAGAGagtgaaagacagaaagaaatcACTTCACTGCAGGGGGTGGgaatctccagtcctccagggaTTGGTGTCACTTCACTGCAGGGGGTGggaaactccagtcctccagggaTTGGTGTCACTTCACTGCAGGGGGTGGgaatctccagtcctccagggaTTGGTGTCACTTCACTGCAGGGGGTGggaaactccagtcctccagggaTTGGTGTCACTTCACTGCAGGGGGTGGgaatctccagtcctccagggaTTGGTGTCACTTCACTGCAGGGGGTGGgaatctccagtcctccagggaTTGGTGTCACTTCACTGCAGGGGTGGgaatctccagtcctccagggaTTGGTGTCACTTCACTGCAGGGGGTGGGAATCTCCAGTCCTCCGGGGATTGGTGTCACTTCACTGCAGGGGGTGggaaactccagtcctccagggaTTGGTGTCACTTCACTGCAGGGGGTGGGAATCTCCAGTCCTCCGGGGATTGGTGTCACTTCACTGCAGGGGGTGGGAATCTCCAGTCTtcaagggcctgattggtgtcacttcACTGCAGGGGGTGggaaactccagtcctccagggaTTGGTGTCACTTCACTGCAGGGGGTGGgaatctccagtcctccagggaTTGGTGTCACTTCACTGCAGGGGGTGGGAAACTCCAGTCTTCAagggccctatggaaccctattccctacatagtgcactactttagaccagggccctatgggaccctatccactacatagtgcactactttagaccagagccctatagaaccctattccctacatagtgcactactttagaccagagccctatagaaccctatccactacatagtgcactactttagaccagagccctaaagaACCTTATTCCCTAAGTATCAATCAAATCTATTTATTaaagccttttttacatcagcagatgtaagaaagtgcttatacagaaacccagcctaaaaccccaagagcaagcaatgccgatgtagaagcaaggtggctaggaaaaactccctagagacagcaggtgtgttagagagggagagagagagagagagagagagggggaggggggtgagggagagagagagggtgagggagagagagaggatcgaaaacagcagatctgggacaaggtagcaaatccgttccatagccgcaggcagaacagcagaaactaGATCAACAGCACGACCAGATggacggggacagccaggagtcaacaggccaggtagtcctgaggcatggtcctggggCTCAGGTCCTACGGgtgggggaagaggaagaggaagagagagagagagagagagagagagagagagagagagagagagagagatagatatatggGAGAATTCataagttcacacaggacaccagaaatGATTAtttcaccagataggacagactgaccctagccaccTGGGAACATAGTCTGTTGAAGCATAGATACTGGGGACTGAGAAGGGGGTttcgggggacactgtggcccagtccggcgatacccccggacagagcCAAACAGGAATGATATAACCCCacacactttgccaaagcacagcaccCACACCACTGAAGGGatgtcaacagaccaccaacttactaccctgagacaagtaCACAATGTACGGGGgtaccatgctctactaactgaactacagaggaccatgttctactaactacagaggaccacgttctactaactgaactaaagaggaccacgttctactaactgagctacagaggaccatgttctactaactacagaggaccacgttctactaactacagaggaccatgttctactaactgaactacagaggaccacgttctactaactgaactacagaggaccatgttctactaactgaactacagaggaccatgttctactaactgaactacagaggaccacgttctactaactgaactacagaggaccacgttctactaactgaactacagaggaccatgttctactaactgaactacagaggaccatgttctactaactgaactacagaggaccacgttctactaactgaactacagaggaccacgttctactaactgaactacagaggaccacgttctactaactgaactacagaggaccatgttctactaactgaactacagaggaccacgttctactaactgaactacagaggaccacgttctactaactgaactacagaggaccatgttctactaactgaactacagaggaccatgttctactaactacagaggaccatgttctactaactgaactagagaggaccatgttctactaactacagaggaccacgttctactaactgaactacagaggaccatgttctactaactgaactacagaggaccacgttctactaactgagctacagaggaccacgttctactaactgagctacagaggaccatgttctactaactacagaggaccacgttctactaactacagaggaccatgttctactaactgaactacagaggaacacgttctactaactgaactacagagga from Salmo salar chromosome ssa28, Ssal_v3.1, whole genome shotgun sequence carries:
- the LOC123731446 gene encoding basic salivary proline-rich protein 2-like, whose product is MRVARRHTPRTAPTAQHPQDTPPGHTLRTAPTAQHLQDTPPGQPLPPYTSRTHPQHPQDTLLGTAPTAQHPQDSPHHPNHQDSPQDTPPGQPTGHTPRSAPGHAPRTRPQDSPQDTPQDTPPGQPSGHAPSTAPRTRPPGQPQGHAPRTRTHRTAPRTHPQEMKMHTWLSFQLLDVVAC